Proteins co-encoded in one Candidatus Pelagibacter sp. RS40 genomic window:
- the lptC gene encoding LPS export ABC transporter periplasmic protein LptC: protein MRLKSIIQLILLLTIFIILGVVYFEYFSKKEFLVEQKNPKLSENIPKDFVDNEIIKQKDNSKNSYNSRNSSNSNNVGNQNNIKDKGKIKDDLSKKITETGKKNKEIPGVVKDVEYLTTDQKGNKYKINARSGKTNKDNVNILDLYVVKGTINSKKRSTIYIISDFAEYNSSTLESRFYKNVVINFEDKKINSDNFDINMETNIALAYNNVIVTDPKSIMKADIIKLNIETKEIDINPDQNHKSKIIINTKQ, encoded by the coding sequence ATGCGTTTGAAATCCATAATACAATTGATTTTACTGCTAACAATTTTTATTATTTTGGGAGTTGTATATTTTGAATATTTTTCAAAAAAAGAATTTTTAGTCGAGCAAAAAAATCCTAAATTAAGTGAGAATATACCCAAAGATTTTGTTGATAATGAGATTATAAAACAAAAAGATAATTCTAAAAACAGTTATAACTCAAGAAATTCATCAAACTCAAACAATGTAGGAAATCAAAATAATATTAAAGATAAAGGAAAAATTAAAGATGATTTAAGTAAAAAAATTACAGAAACTGGTAAAAAAAATAAAGAAATTCCTGGTGTTGTAAAGGATGTTGAATATTTAACAACGGACCAAAAAGGAAATAAATATAAAATTAATGCAAGATCTGGGAAAACAAACAAAGATAATGTTAATATTTTGGACTTATATGTGGTAAAGGGAACAATAAATTCGAAGAAAAGGTCTACGATTTATATTATTTCAGATTTTGCTGAGTACAATTCATCTACATTAGAATCGAGATTTTATAAAAATGTTGTAATTAACTTCGAAGATAAAAAAATAAATTCTGATAATTTTGACATAAATATGGAAACAAATATCGCTTTAGCCTATAATAATGTAATAGTTACAGACCCCAAATCAATTATGAAAGCTGATATTATAAAATTAAATATAGAAACAAAAGAAATTGATATTAATCCTGATCAAAATCATAAAAGTAAAATAATAATTAATACAAAACAATAA
- a CDS encoding KpsF/GutQ family sugar-phosphate isomerase: protein MKIINYQIIAKEVIQKEIDGLRKLKLSIGKSFNQIIKTILGCKNGKVIVSGVGKSGIIGKKWAATFSSTGTPSFFMDASNASHGDMGQINSNDVVILISLSGSSSELKNIIEYCSRHRNIKLIGITSNRNSILYKNSDIKVLVPNVKEAGPGNFVPTSSTTNQLALGDSIAIACMIAKNFGKLDFKKYHPSGFLATKLRTVGDVMLTGNKVPFVKENITIQNALKIISEKGLGVLLVRKNKVTTGILTDGDIKRISQKKIDFKNLKIKFTMKKNPISVEKDTLAAKALEIMNTKRITSLCVHKGEKKKRTIGIVHIHNILNANIG from the coding sequence ATGAAAATAATTAATTATCAAATTATAGCAAAAGAAGTAATCCAAAAAGAAATTGATGGTTTAAGAAAGCTTAAGCTATCTATTGGAAAATCATTTAATCAAATTATAAAAACAATACTTGGGTGCAAAAATGGTAAGGTGATAGTTTCTGGTGTAGGAAAAAGTGGAATAATAGGTAAAAAATGGGCAGCCACTTTTTCATCAACAGGCACACCCTCATTTTTTATGGATGCTTCTAATGCTTCTCACGGAGATATGGGTCAAATAAATTCAAACGATGTTGTTATCCTAATTAGTTTAAGTGGATCTTCGTCAGAGCTAAAAAATATTATTGAATATTGTTCTAGGCATAGAAATATAAAACTTATTGGGATTACCTCAAACAGAAATTCTATTTTATATAAGAATTCAGATATAAAAGTTTTAGTGCCAAATGTTAAAGAAGCAGGTCCAGGAAATTTTGTTCCAACATCCAGCACAACAAATCAGTTAGCCTTAGGTGATTCAATTGCAATCGCGTGCATGATAGCAAAAAATTTTGGAAAATTAGACTTTAAAAAATATCACCCATCTGGATTTTTAGCTACTAAATTAAGAACTGTTGGAGATGTTATGCTAACGGGTAATAAGGTTCCTTTTGTTAAAGAAAATATTACAATTCAAAATGCCCTTAAAATTATTTCTGAAAAGGGACTGGGTGTTTTGTTAGTCAGAAAAAATAAAGTTACTACAGGAATATTGACAGATGGAGATATAAAAAGAATAAGTCAAAAAAAAATAGATTTTAAAAATTTAAAAATCAAATTCACCATGAAAAAAAATCCAATTTCAGTTGAAAAAGATACTCTTGCTGCAAAAGCTCTTGAGATAATGAATACCAAACGAATTACGAGTTTATGTGTTCATAAAGGAGAGAAGAAGAAAAGAACAATTGGTATTGTTCACATTCACAATATCCTAAATGCGAATATTGGCTAG
- a CDS encoding ribonuclease D, protein MNIDIKLHKLDLPDDLAFSDKIAIDCEFMGLNVERDRLCLVQISNGNNDAHIVQLDKENYNAPNLKKLLTNKSINKIFHFARADLLFIKKYLKINVENISCSKIASKLARTFSDKHGLKDLIKEFVGIDVSKQLQTSDFGGELSEKQLKYCANDVIYLHKIFENLERILIREKRLELYNNTIKFISTRVDLDLAAFKDDIWSH, encoded by the coding sequence ATGAATATTGATATTAAATTACATAAGTTAGATTTACCAGATGATTTAGCTTTTAGTGACAAAATTGCAATCGACTGTGAATTCATGGGGCTTAATGTTGAGAGAGATAGATTATGTTTAGTTCAGATCTCAAATGGAAATAATGATGCCCATATTGTTCAGTTAGATAAAGAAAATTATAACGCACCAAATTTAAAAAAGCTTTTAACAAATAAAAGTATTAATAAAATTTTTCATTTTGCCAGGGCAGATTTGTTATTTATAAAAAAATATTTAAAAATAAATGTAGAAAATATAAGTTGTTCAAAAATAGCTTCAAAATTAGCTCGAACATTTTCTGATAAACATGGTTTAAAGGATCTTATAAAAGAATTTGTTGGCATAGATGTAAGCAAACAATTGCAAACTTCTGATTTTGGTGGTGAGTTAAGCGAAAAACAATTAAAATATTGCGCAAATGACGTAATTTACCTGCATAAAATTTTTGAAAACCTAGAGAGAATATTAATTAGAGAGAAGAGATTAGAATTATATAATAATACAATAAAATTTATATCAACTAGAGTCGATTTAGATCTTGCTGCTTTCAAAGACGATATCTGGTCACATTAA
- a CDS encoding complex I NDUFA9 subunit family protein yields MKPKEILVFGATGNIGRNLIRKLTKNNYKVVAVTRNIHQKGFQLKTQANPGYLELVELESLDEGKIKELFNNCSVCINLIGILYEKNKGQFNKIHSVLPNILSKIAKEKKIDQFIHVSALGVENASNSVYAKSKLDGENNVKKNFKNSLILKPSIVYGIDDNFTTNFMSLLSKLPIMPLYYNGETKFVPIHVSDLAEIIYQMISKEIKNETIECIGPEILSFKEMLKKILKSIQKKRLLIPLPLPIAKMTAVFLGLLPKPLLTSDQLILLKYDNIPTKKYKTNFDLGLNANKIFEDEIEKYSYNWRSGGQYTRKNNQETT; encoded by the coding sequence ATGAAACCTAAAGAAATTCTAGTTTTTGGCGCCACAGGAAATATCGGGCGAAATCTTATTCGGAAACTAACAAAAAATAACTATAAAGTAGTAGCTGTTACAAGGAATATTCACCAGAAAGGCTTTCAATTAAAAACTCAAGCCAATCCAGGATATTTAGAATTGGTAGAATTGGAAAGCCTTGATGAGGGAAAAATTAAAGAATTATTCAACAATTGCTCAGTGTGCATTAACCTTATTGGTATATTGTATGAAAAAAACAAAGGCCAGTTTAATAAAATTCACTCAGTTTTGCCAAATATTTTATCTAAAATTGCTAAAGAAAAAAAAATTGATCAATTCATTCATGTTTCAGCTTTGGGAGTAGAAAATGCTTCAAATAGTGTTTATGCAAAAAGTAAATTGGATGGAGAAAACAATGTTAAAAAAAATTTTAAAAATTCTTTAATTCTTAAACCCTCAATTGTTTATGGAATTGATGATAATTTTACAACCAATTTTATGTCTTTGTTATCTAAACTACCAATAATGCCTTTATATTATAATGGTGAAACAAAATTTGTTCCTATACATGTTTCAGATCTAGCTGAAATAATATACCAAATGATATCAAAAGAAATTAAAAATGAAACAATAGAATGTATTGGCCCCGAGATACTATCATTCAAAGAAATGTTAAAAAAAATATTAAAATCTATACAAAAAAAACGTTTACTTATCCCACTGCCACTTCCAATTGCAAAAATGACAGCAGTTTTTTTAGGTCTTTTGCCTAAACCTTTGTTAACTTCTGATCAATTAATTTTATTGAAATATGATAATATCCCTACAAAAAAGTATAAAACTAATTTTGATCTTGGATTAAATGCAAATAAAATATTTGAAGATGAGATTGAAAAATATAGTTATAATTGGAGATCCGGCGGTCAATACACTAGAAAAAATAATCAAGAGACCACTTAA
- a CDS encoding SHOCT domain-containing protein: MLNYLVFGIAIIIFATVIIISGKAISRGIEARQNIKDKSEDEKIATSDIKENVKISNSNSNLIDQINDLNKLKEQGIISDEEFKKAKEKILN; this comes from the coding sequence ATGTTAAATTATTTAGTATTTGGTATTGCAATTATCATTTTTGCTACAGTTATTATAATTTCAGGCAAAGCTATTAGTAGAGGTATAGAGGCAAGACAAAATATTAAAGATAAATCTGAAGATGAAAAAATAGCCACAAGTGATATCAAGGAAAATGTAAAAATCTCAAATTCTAATTCAAATTTAATTGATCAAATTAACGATTTAAATAAACTAAAAGAGCAGGGCATAATTTCAGATGAGGAATTCAAGAAAGCTAAAGAAAAGATTTTAAATTAG
- a CDS encoding GcrA family cell cycle regulator codes for MSWTEEKVNKLKELWGKGQTASQIAEIIGGISRNAVIGKAHRLNLSAKIKTRSAINFNNSQKANENGTTKKGRKSRFRSLLLDKDFEPAKNLQLEELTEDTCKYMEGHPDEKNSSFCGRKTVEKFSYCPLHLMIVFQPKGKKDDVVEKDDEVPQFIEKKIKSA; via the coding sequence ATGAGCTGGACAGAAGAAAAAGTTAATAAATTAAAAGAGTTATGGGGTAAGGGCCAAACTGCAAGTCAGATTGCTGAAATAATCGGCGGTATCAGCAGAAATGCAGTTATTGGTAAAGCTCATAGGCTAAATTTATCTGCAAAAATAAAAACTAGATCAGCTATCAATTTTAACAATTCTCAAAAAGCAAATGAGAACGGTACTACAAAGAAAGGAAGAAAAAGTAGATTTAGATCTTTACTTTTAGATAAAGATTTCGAACCAGCTAAAAATTTGCAACTTGAGGAACTTACTGAAGATACTTGCAAATATATGGAGGGGCATCCAGATGAGAAAAATTCATCTTTTTGTGGAAGAAAGACTGTTGAAAAGTTTTCCTACTGCCCACTTCATTTAATGATTGTTTTCCAACCAAAAGGTAAAAAAGACGATGTTGTTGAAAAAGACGATGAAGTTCCGCAGTTTATAGAGAAAAAAATTAAATCAGCCTAA
- a CDS encoding aspartate aminotransferase family protein, with translation MNKSSLANNYKRRNLSFKKGIGSFLYSSKGEKYLDFVQGIAVNSLGHANRYLYGKLKDQAKKLWHVSNAFIIPEGENLAKRLTKNTFADAVIFQNSGAEATEAAIKVARRYFYSIGKPNKNRIICIKNSFHGRTIAAISASGSKKMTEGFGPKVPGFDHFEFGNHKKMQKLINKNTAAIMVETILGEGGIKTIPDFCIKELRKLCNKKGILLILDEVQCGIGRSGTFLAFESAKVKPDIVPIAKGIGGGFPIGAVLMTKKVAKGMLPGTHGSTFGGNPLAMTVGNAVLDQILKKGFLQNVKKLSEFFHLELNKIKEQFPKIIKEVRGKGLLIGLQLNFDQTKFIQLLMENRLLTIRAAENVIRILPPLNVKKSEINFALKIIRKVCKNYKI, from the coding sequence ATGAATAAAAGCTCTTTAGCAAATAATTACAAAAGAAGAAATTTATCCTTTAAAAAAGGAATTGGCAGTTTTCTTTATTCATCAAAAGGAGAAAAGTATTTAGACTTTGTTCAGGGAATAGCAGTAAACTCTCTCGGACACGCAAACCGATATTTGTATGGAAAATTAAAAGATCAAGCTAAAAAACTTTGGCATGTATCTAATGCATTTATAATTCCAGAGGGAGAAAATTTAGCAAAAAGACTTACAAAAAATACATTTGCAGATGCTGTGATCTTTCAGAATAGTGGTGCAGAGGCAACAGAGGCAGCAATAAAAGTTGCAAGAAGATATTTCTATTCGATTGGAAAGCCAAACAAAAATAGAATTATATGTATTAAGAACTCATTTCACGGGAGAACTATTGCTGCAATAAGTGCTAGTGGATCAAAAAAAATGACGGAGGGCTTTGGACCAAAAGTTCCTGGTTTCGACCACTTTGAGTTTGGAAATCACAAAAAAATGCAGAAACTAATAAACAAAAATACAGCAGCTATAATGGTTGAAACAATTCTTGGAGAAGGTGGCATCAAAACTATTCCAGATTTTTGTATCAAAGAATTGAGAAAACTTTGCAATAAGAAAGGTATTTTGCTTATTTTGGATGAAGTTCAGTGTGGTATTGGAAGATCAGGGACTTTTCTTGCGTTCGAATCTGCGAAAGTAAAACCTGATATTGTACCTATAGCAAAAGGTATCGGTGGAGGATTTCCAATCGGTGCAGTTTTAATGACAAAAAAAGTTGCAAAAGGAATGTTACCTGGAACTCATGGTTCTACATTTGGCGGCAATCCTTTAGCAATGACAGTTGGTAATGCAGTGCTTGATCAAATTTTAAAAAAAGGATTTCTGCAAAATGTTAAAAAATTATCAGAATTTTTTCATTTAGAACTAAATAAAATTAAAGAACAATTTCCTAAAATTATTAAAGAAGTAAGAGGAAAAGGTTTATTAATAGGTTTACAATTAAATTTTGATCAGACAAAATTTATCCAGCTATTAATGGAAAATAGATTACTTACAATACGCGCAGCAGAAAATGTAATAAGAATATTGCCTCCACTTAATGTAAAAAAATCAGAGATCAACTTTGCTTTAAAAATAATAAGAAAAGTTTGTAAAAATTATAAAATATGA
- the argF gene encoding ornithine carbamoyltransferase, translating into MKHFINIKDIPSKDLRKILDEAKKRKNRRKNSNTLDIDKDKPLSGKLLIQMFEKPSSRTRLSFYLAIKQLGGGTLTLKSKEIHLGKGGESLADTAKILSTYGDGFMLRTDSDNKIQEFCKYSNIPVINGLSPSSHPTQILSDVFTVEELKKKPISKLNISWIGDCNNVLNSLIAASVKFSFQLNVGCPKNYKPKKFVMDWVKKNKRNINIYHDPKKAVKNADVIFSDKVISLNDRVNIKQKIREFKKFKIDEKLLNSAKKNVIFLHCLPRGNEVTNEVFLGKKSHVWQQASNRVHVQKSILLYCFGKLR; encoded by the coding sequence ATGAAACATTTTATAAATATAAAAGATATACCATCAAAAGACCTACGAAAAATCTTAGATGAGGCAAAAAAAAGAAAAAATAGAAGAAAAAATTCAAATACACTTGATATTGATAAAGATAAACCACTTAGTGGAAAATTATTAATACAAATGTTTGAAAAACCTAGTTCTAGAACGAGACTAAGTTTTTATCTTGCTATAAAACAATTAGGTGGTGGCACATTAACTCTAAAATCTAAAGAAATTCATTTGGGCAAAGGCGGAGAGAGCCTTGCAGACACAGCTAAAATATTATCTACTTATGGTGATGGCTTTATGCTTAGAACTGATAGTGATAATAAAATACAAGAATTTTGTAAATACTCAAATATTCCAGTAATTAACGGCTTGAGTCCATCATCTCATCCTACACAAATCCTATCAGATGTTTTTACAGTTGAAGAACTAAAAAAAAAACCAATTTCAAAACTTAACATATCTTGGATTGGCGATTGCAATAATGTTCTAAATAGCTTGATTGCCGCAAGTGTGAAATTTTCTTTTCAATTAAATGTTGGATGTCCAAAAAATTATAAACCTAAAAAGTTTGTTATGGATTGGGTTAAGAAGAACAAAAGGAATATTAATATTTATCATGACCCAAAAAAAGCAGTAAAAAATGCTGATGTAATTTTTTCAGATAAAGTGATTTCTCTGAACGATCGAGTGAATATAAAGCAAAAAATTAGAGAATTTAAAAAATTTAAAATAGACGAAAAATTATTAAATAGCGCAAAAAAAAATGTAATTTTTCTTCACTGTTTACCTAGAGGAAATGAAGTTACAAATGAAGTATTCTTAGGAAAAAAATCTCATGTCTGGCAACAAGCATCGAATAGAGTTCATGTTCAAAAAAGTATTTTGTTGTATTGTTTTGGTAAATTAAGGTAA
- a CDS encoding c-type cytochrome gives MDSFEVNKIIAAVLLVALLVIGIGKIADLVFFIEKPEKAGYKVELPDTENSSQSVKAAEVEEVDISALLALGTVEHGEKVFKKCTACHVVNKGGANKIGPVLYGVLGRQVAAISDYKYSKAMASYDKNWTFEEMNGYLRKPQSYIKGTKMAFAGLRKEKDRASVILYLNQNSDNPLPLP, from the coding sequence ATGGACTCATTTGAAGTAAATAAAATTATTGCTGCAGTGCTGCTTGTGGCTCTATTAGTTATCGGTATAGGTAAAATAGCTGACTTAGTATTCTTTATAGAAAAGCCTGAGAAAGCTGGTTACAAAGTTGAATTACCTGATACGGAAAATAGTTCTCAAAGTGTGAAAGCTGCCGAGGTTGAAGAAGTTGATATTTCAGCTCTTTTAGCACTTGGTACAGTTGAACATGGAGAAAAGGTTTTTAAAAAATGTACTGCTTGTCATGTAGTAAATAAAGGTGGTGCAAATAAAATTGGACCAGTGCTTTATGGTGTATTAGGAAGACAAGTTGCGGCGATCAGTGATTATAAATATTCAAAAGCAATGGCGAGTTATGATAAAAATTGGACTTTTGAAGAGATGAATGGTTATTTAAGAAAACCTCAATCTTACATAAAAGGTACTAAAATGGCATTTGCGGGTTTAAGAAAAGAAAAAGATAGAGCATCTGTTATACTTTACTTAAATCAAAATTCAGATAATCCACTTCCTTTACCTTAA
- the kdsB gene encoding 3-deoxy-manno-octulosonate cytidylyltransferase, whose translation MAKSIILIPSRLGATRLPNKPLLKINNKSIIMHVYEKAIECGIGDVFVTTCDDEIISEVQKNGGKSIVTSKKHNTGTDRIAEALEKIKLENEVDYIINLQGDEPLIDISDIKNLNFQTVNNNSDLATLACKIDTSEQEKYSNSNIVKVVTQENLQKKSISKAVKFERIIDAKKNNYIYQHIGIYIYKKSILKKFVKLNQTENEKVKKLEQLRALENGINIDVAYAKTIPIGVDTKKDYVELKNLMEYKK comes from the coding sequence ATGGCAAAAAGTATAATTTTAATTCCTTCTAGGCTCGGAGCTACAAGACTACCAAACAAGCCTCTTCTAAAAATTAATAATAAATCCATCATTATGCATGTTTATGAAAAGGCAATTGAGTGTGGAATTGGAGATGTTTTTGTAACTACTTGTGATGACGAAATCATAAGTGAAGTTCAAAAAAATGGAGGAAAATCAATAGTTACAAGCAAAAAACATAATACTGGTACGGATAGAATTGCAGAGGCTCTCGAGAAAATTAAATTAGAAAATGAAGTTGATTACATAATTAATTTGCAAGGAGATGAGCCGCTAATTGATATATCTGATATTAAAAATTTAAATTTTCAAACAGTAAATAATAATTCAGATCTAGCAACACTAGCATGTAAAATAGATACATCTGAGCAAGAAAAATATAGCAACTCAAACATAGTTAAAGTTGTGACCCAAGAAAATTTGCAAAAAAAAAGTATTTCAAAAGCAGTCAAGTTTGAGAGAATTATTGATGCTAAAAAAAATAATTATATATACCAACACATAGGTATTTATATTTACAAAAAGTCTATTCTCAAAAAATTTGTAAAATTAAATCAAACTGAGAATGAAAAAGTTAAGAAACTTGAACAATTAAGAGCTTTAGAGAATGGCATAAATATTGATGTTGCTTATGCAAAAACAATACCAATCGGAGTTGATACAAAAAAGGATTATGTAGAATTAAAAAATTTAATGGAATATAAGAAATAA
- a CDS encoding prephenate dehydratase domain-containing protein: MKIAYQGIPGSYSESCAKKMYPDCETISCKTFDECFEKSSENSEIKAIIPESNKTTGNIGVEYLIFKYRLNIYEEHFFPIKHNLLGIKGSKINEIKNVYSHAQALSQSSNFIRKYNLNENVRADTAGSAKYISENKDKTKSAIASLLSAEIYNLEVLQKNIQDDENNVTRFLLMGRDIYQPEFNKGDFLTSFLFKLKSKPAALYSALSGFALNGVNLTKLQSFPEKNSFSSFFFLCDIEGHIEEDKIKNSLKELGLHCEDMHVLGVYKADKIRKK; encoded by the coding sequence ATGAAAATTGCTTATCAAGGAATACCTGGAAGTTACAGCGAAAGCTGTGCAAAAAAAATGTATCCAGATTGTGAAACTATTTCTTGCAAAACATTTGATGAATGCTTTGAAAAATCGAGTGAGAATAGTGAAATTAAAGCAATTATACCAGAGTCAAATAAAACAACAGGAAATATAGGTGTTGAGTATTTGATTTTCAAATATAGGTTAAATATCTATGAGGAACACTTTTTTCCAATAAAACACAATTTACTTGGAATAAAAGGCTCTAAAATAAATGAAATTAAAAATGTATATTCACATGCTCAAGCATTGAGTCAATCCTCGAACTTTATTAGAAAATATAATTTAAATGAAAATGTACGAGCTGATACTGCTGGATCTGCTAAGTATATTTCAGAGAATAAAGATAAAACTAAATCTGCGATTGCCTCACTACTGAGTGCTGAAATTTATAATTTAGAAGTCTTACAAAAAAATATTCAAGATGATGAAAATAATGTAACAAGATTTTTATTAATGGGAAGAGATATTTATCAACCAGAATTTAATAAAGGAGATTTTTTAACATCGTTTTTATTTAAACTTAAAAGTAAACCTGCTGCGTTGTACTCTGCACTATCAGGTTTTGCATTAAATGGAGTAAATTTAACAAAATTACAAAGTTTTCCTGAAAAGAATTCTTTTTCCTCCTTTTTTTTTCTATGCGATATTGAGGGTCATATTGAAGAGGATAAAATTAAAAACTCATTAAAAGAATTAGGTTTACATTGTGAAGATATGCACGTTCTAGGTGTTTATAAGGCTGATAAAATTAGAAAAAAATAA
- the dnaX gene encoding DNA polymerase III subunit gamma/tau: protein MTNNSKVLALKYRPQVPEDLIGQEVVIETILNGIKSKKTPNAYLFTGIRGVGKTTIARIIAKALNCKNGIDNLCKEKFCENCSSIINSNHIDVLEMDAASKTGVDDVRDLIEFSRYGPTSAQYKIFIIDEVHMLSKQAFNALLKTLEEPPNYLKFIFATTEIKKIPVTVVSRCQRYDLSRIKSDQLFDFLKDVAKKEKGLISDEALKLIVKISEGSVRDSLSLLDRGLMSNINGSEFTLENAQKIYGYFDKSFLIELIEYLLKGDEKNVIKNYRKLFDAGIEPKSFLNDFLEVLYYIKNINSIRLEGKIFNLNDGEFKKILEIAEKTDPQEIILFWQFTIKTIDELEIVSNPNLSVEMFLVRLIYLKGYKIKEDINNESLISSIEKETVKIDKTVETVNQIKNVSQEDKIDPKLETNKKKTEISSFRELINLCNERKEMKLKYELETNVNLVSFENFRMEISFNDNLDKDFIKELSHKLFEWTGSRWIITLSQKKGEISTKEKDQINQRQIFEQVKKSDIYKKVLEILPDAELIDVKKIDKESND, encoded by the coding sequence ATGACAAATAATTCAAAAGTATTAGCTTTAAAATATAGACCTCAGGTACCCGAAGATTTAATCGGACAAGAAGTTGTAATTGAAACAATTTTGAATGGAATTAAATCTAAAAAAACACCAAATGCTTATCTTTTTACTGGCATTAGGGGAGTAGGTAAAACTACTATCGCAAGGATCATAGCTAAAGCACTTAATTGTAAAAATGGGATAGACAATCTTTGTAAGGAAAAATTTTGCGAAAATTGTAGCTCGATAATCAATTCTAATCATATTGATGTTTTAGAAATGGATGCAGCAAGTAAAACAGGTGTAGATGATGTAAGAGATTTAATCGAATTTTCTAGATACGGTCCAACATCTGCACAATATAAAATATTCATAATTGACGAAGTTCACATGCTTAGCAAACAGGCTTTTAATGCTTTGTTGAAAACACTTGAAGAACCACCAAATTACTTGAAATTTATTTTTGCCACAACTGAGATAAAAAAAATACCAGTGACTGTAGTTTCAAGATGTCAGAGATATGATTTGTCGAGAATAAAGTCTGATCAATTATTTGATTTTTTAAAAGATGTAGCAAAAAAAGAAAAAGGTCTAATTTCAGACGAAGCATTAAAACTTATTGTAAAAATTTCTGAAGGTTCTGTTAGAGACTCTCTTTCACTGTTAGATCGTGGACTAATGAGTAATATTAATGGTAGTGAATTTACTCTTGAAAATGCTCAGAAAATTTATGGGTATTTTGATAAAAGCTTCTTAATAGAATTAATTGAGTATTTATTGAAAGGTGATGAAAAAAATGTGATTAAAAATTACAGAAAATTATTTGATGCAGGGATTGAACCAAAATCATTTTTAAATGACTTTCTTGAAGTACTTTATTACATAAAAAATATAAATTCTATAAGGCTTGAGGGTAAGATTTTTAATCTTAATGATGGTGAATTTAAAAAAATTTTAGAGATAGCTGAAAAAACAGATCCACAAGAAATAATTTTATTTTGGCAATTTACAATCAAAACTATCGATGAATTAGAAATTGTCTCTAATCCAAACTTATCTGTTGAGATGTTTTTAGTAAGATTAATTTATCTGAAAGGCTACAAAATTAAAGAAGATATAAACAATGAATCATTAATTTCCTCAATTGAGAAAGAAACTGTAAAAATAGACAAAACAGTCGAAACAGTAAATCAGATTAAAAATGTATCACAAGAAGATAAAATAGATCCAAAATTGGAAACGAATAAAAAAAAAACTGAAATTAGCTCTTTTCGAGAGTTAATTAATTTATGTAATGAAAGAAAAGAAATGAAATTAAAATATGAACTAGAAACCAATGTAAATCTTGTATCCTTTGAGAATTTTAGAATGGAGATTTCTTTTAATGATAATCTAGATAAAGATTTTATTAAAGAATTATCACACAAACTTTTTGAATGGACAGGCAGTAGGTGGATAATAACTCTTTCCCAAAAAAAAGGAGAAATTTCCACGAAAGAAAAAGACCAAATAAACCAGAGACAAATTTTTGAACAAGTTAAAAAAAGTGATATTTATAAAAAAGTTTTAGAAATTTTACCTGATGCTGAATTGATTGATGTAAAAAAAATAGATAAAGAGAGTAATGACTGA
- a CDS encoding YbaB/EbfC family nucleoid-associated protein codes for MTDFSKILDKAKELEAKMKESQEKIKQIEVVGSSGGDAIKVTLNGDGEMTNIEIGDEILKEEKGIIQDLITAAHNNAKSQLKSKTSEEISKATGGFGIPGFKWPL; via the coding sequence ATGACTGATTTTAGTAAGATTTTGGATAAAGCAAAAGAGCTTGAGGCGAAAATGAAGGAAAGCCAAGAAAAAATTAAACAAATTGAGGTAGTAGGGAGCTCGGGTGGAGATGCAATAAAAGTTACACTTAACGGTGATGGTGAAATGACAAACATTGAAATAGGTGACGAAATTTTAAAGGAAGAAAAGGGTATAATTCAAGATCTAATTACAGCTGCACATAATAATGCTAAATCTCAGTTGAAATCCAAAACTTCCGAGGAGATATCAAAAGCAACAGGTGGATTTGGAATACCTGGATTTAAATGGCCACTTTAA